In Gossypium arboreum isolate Shixiya-1 chromosome 3, ASM2569848v2, whole genome shotgun sequence, the sequence ATAATGATTGAGGATATCAATAGAGTGAGACGGGACAATTTTCCTCgctcaaattttaatattttaaatcttAAACCCATTAAACctctattttatttaaaaatttcaccCCCAAACTTGACTATGAAGTAGTTGTTTTCATCAACTCTAAAATGTCTAATAAtattttagtataatatattaatttttaaaaaataattaaaattaccaCCCCTAATTACGTATAAAATTTCAAGGCGGAAGCGGGAAATTGTCAAAACACAAAACTTTCTTTCAACCCAAACAAGAATTTTCCCACTCATTATCCAGAAatagaaaaagaataaaaaaaaaaattcattccttTTTAACCATATGACGTAACTTTTATTCTCCAATACCAATAACTATACtattaataaaaaaaagagaaattaatatttataatttgatttgaTATAATAACGGTCCAGCAATGTACACACACCGACGCACACAAAACAGGCACAGTTCGAGAAAAGAGTTGTTTTTCCATCTCTTTGTTTTGTCTTTTTTCTACTTTCTGTTCATGTTTACAACCCGACGATACACTCCTCGCTGTCACACACACAGAAAGATTCgctctttcttttttccttttctttctcatCATTCACTGAAATTTTCCCCAGAAACAATCACTATTATCATGTTTTTCTGTTTCCTACATTTGAATTAGATACTAAGCTTTGTTGGGtcgtttttttcttttcttttggagtTATGGGATGTTCTAGTTCCAAGTTAGATGATTTACCAGCAGTTTCTCTTTGTAGAGAAAGATGTAGTTTTCTAGATGAAGCGATTCAACAAAGATTTGCGTTAGCTGAAGCTCATGTTGCTTATATTGCTTCTTTGAAGTTGTTTGGTCAGTCTTTGAATAGTTTTGTTGAGTATGATCCTGAAGCTTCTTTAGAGGCGCCGCCGCCGCCTTCTCCGCAGTCTGATAAAGGTAAAGCGGTGGATCAGGTTGAAGGTGGGTCGAGTTCACCGAAAAAGAATGTTGTTTCTCACCGCCATTCTCATTCAAATTCTGGGTCTCATCTACAGTTCCATTCCGATTCAGATGAGGATGATTCCGGTGCGTCTTTGCATCATTCGGGTCATTCTTCACCTTTACACGACGGCGGCGGCGGTGGTCATATAGAGTATATTCAGCAAAATTATCCCAATTATGGAGGTTTTGAATCTGGGTCATTTCCAAATGAGTTTATGCATATGAATTTCATGAAGAAACAGCCAATGCCGTCTATTGTTTATGAACAAAGGCCTATGAATCCAGAGACTGTTTATATGGGTGAATCTTCATCTCCTTCTTCTTATTATCCTTATTTTAATGATAATCCTAGTTCATACCTTAATCCGGGTTACCAAAATTACGGTGGTTTCAGTAATTATTCTTCTTATCTGGCGCCTGGTTATGATTCTTCACTGCAACAGCCGTCGACGGCGGCGGTGGGGGCTGTAGCGTCATCCTCCAAACCGCCGCCGCCTCCACCTTCACCTCCCAGAGCTTCAGCTTGGGATTTTTTGAACCCTTTTGAGATTTATGAGAACTACAATCGTCCTTATACACCAAGTAGGGATTCAAGGGAGGTAAGGGAAGAGGAAGGAATACCTGATTTAGAAGATGAAGATTATCAACATGAAGTACTTAAAGAAGTTCATGGAGGCGGAGGTGGCAGTGGCGGCAGCGGTGACGGGTATTCGAAGTCTCCGGTCGAAGCAGAAGATGGGAAAGTTGCAAGTAATGAAGCCGAGGAGGCAAGACCGAGTGATGGGATGGAAAATGAGAGAGTGGAATATGAAGTTCATGTGGTGGATAAGAAAGTTGTGGACAATGAGAGGGCCGAGGAATGTAGCAATGGATCAGGAACCGTTCCGAGGAATGCTTTCGAGGTGGCTAAAGAGATAGAGGTTCAGTTCGTGAGAGCTTCGGAGTCGGCCAATGAAATTGCCAAGCTGCTCGAAGTCGGAACACTTCATTATCAGCACAAACATGGTAATTGTGGACTAGAAAGTGTGGAATTTTAGGTAATAGTAAGTGTTAATGCTAAATCTAGGATTTTCGCTATGAAACAGGTTCGAAGATGTTGCTCCTAGTTCAGCCATCTTTAACCGATAACACCGATCCAGCTTTACTAGACTTCGATGAAGAATTGGCTAGGAAACCGAAAAGCCTTTCCTctactttgcaaaagttgtatCTTTGGGAAAAAAAGCTCTATAATGAAgtgaaggtatatatatatacatatatatatagattgtATATGCATTGCCCTGTTCTTGTTATGTGCTGCATTACCTTTTTGATGTTCATTCACTCGAACTTTCATATGCAATGCAGGCCGAGGAGAAGATACGGGTAGCTTACGATAAGAAATCCCGTAGGTTGAAACGACTTGATGAACGGGGTGCTGAAGCTACTAAAGTTGATTCAACCCGGAATATAATCAGGAGCCTATCTACAAAGTTGCGAATTGCAATTCAAGTTGTTGATAAGATATCTGTAACAATCAATAAGATCAGGGACGATGAACTATGGCCGCTGCTCAATGAACTGATTGAAGGGTAAACAGTGTTTTCATTAGCTTGTATATATATGGCACGCAGGTTACATTTGTCTCATGTCGTTTCCTTGTAATTCTTTTCACCAGGTTAAGCAGAATGTGGAAATGTATGCTCAAATGCCATCGAAATCAGTATGAGGTGATTAGAGAAGCCAAAGCTTTAGGTTCTATTGGAGCGGGCAAAAAGCTCAGCGATGACCATCTTACAGCTACATTACAGCTCGAGCATGAACTTATTAATTGGGCTCTAAGATTCTCTCGTTGGATAGGTGCACAAAAGGGTTACGTCAGGGCTTTGAATAATTGGCTTTTGAAATGTCTTTACTATGAACCAGAAGTGACCGATGATGGAATAGCTCCATTTTCACCTAGTCGGGTTGGTGCACCACCCATATTTGTAATATGTAATCAATGGTCACAAACAATGGATAGAATGTCAGAACGGGAAGTGGTTAATTCGATGCGGATTTTTGCTATGAGTCTGTTCCAACTTTGGGAACACGATAAATCAGAAATGCATCGGAGAATGATGACTAATAAGGATTTAGAGAGACGGGGTATGAATTTGGATAGAGAGGATCAAAAGTTACAAAAAGAGATCCAAGCATTGGATAAACAAATCGTTTTGGTCTCTGGAGATGGTAATAGTTTGTCAGTTTCTGGACATGTCGTGTATCAGAGTGAGACTAGTAGTGGCAATTTGCAGGGGAGCTTACAACGTATTTTTGAGGCGATGGAAAAGTTCAGTTCGGAGTCTTCAAAAGCTTATGAGGAGCTTTTGCAACGTGTTGAAGAAAGAACCGGTCAAGAACGTGAAAGAGTTTCATAGGGCAGTAAAATGAAATAAACTACGAGAAACAAAGCTAAGTGGTTGGTTAGACTGGTACAGTAACGCACAATTCAGCTCGGGTGATGAGGGAAATAAGAAGGGAGCAAACCATGGGGTCGTTAATGTTGCTCAGTGATGTGGATAGCAAAGCCTTCCAAAACCATCAAAGCTTGCCAAGAGCTCGAGAAGTAAGAACAATTCATGGTGTCGCAAAATCTCATTCAAAATCGCAACTCATTGCATTCTTTTCGACTCAACAGCATCGTGAACCGTCTTCCATCGAAAGAAATTCGGGCATGAACCATTGGAGTAAGCTTTTCCTCCACAATTTTTGCATGATTAAAGAGttctttttttataaatatagggTCGTTTTTCTTGAGCGTTTTAAGAGTGAATGCAAGTTAAGAATGCTCATACACGGTCAAATGTTGTACTATTTATCTCTTTTtcatattaaattgaattatgtcCATTGTTGTGCCCTGCAAATTGCAAGCAACTTCAATAACATATGGTGTTTATAACAAAAGCCAAAATGAATTCTGTACATTGTAACTTTATAGAGTGTGTAATTCACTGTCAGCATATAGGTTTATATGGATATAAACGCTGACAGTATACTATATATGAGGCTGTATACAAGCTGCTGATTACTAGAGTTATAAATCATTGGTTCATTTTCCTATAATTCTCTCTGCACCTTTAGCATCATTTAGTAGGCAAGAATCTGAAATCTGCCAGAGCCATTATATACAcaaatacacacatatatatgtgTGCGCGTGTGTGTGTGTCCTGACCACTGTGGAGCAATGCGGGAAGCAAGCCGGTTGTGCTTTGTGTCAAGGAGGCTTATGTTGTAGCAAATGGGGTTGGTGTGGCTCCACTGACGATTACTGCCTCAAGGAAAAATGCCAAAGTAATTGCACCAGAGATGACATTGGCAGTGGTGGCGATGGTGGAGAAACTGGTGGTGCAGTTGTAGAAAACGATCCTAGCTGCTATGCTGTTAACTTCTACACCTGTGATAGTTTCTTAGCAGCCACTTTGCGGCAACCAGTGATGATGAGGCTCGGGAAAGGGAAGTTGCTGCTTTCTTAGGCCAAACTTCCCACAAAACTACTGGTAATTTTGTCTAGATTTTTCTAAGTACAGAAATCAAAACATTAGAGTATCATTTTTAACAAGTATTTTGATGATTTCTGTAGGTGGATGGGACACCACACTCGGTGATTGGATATTGCTATAACGAGGAAATAGGTTGCCCTGCAGGTTATTGCAACGAAGACCCTAATTACCCCGGTGGCCGAGGTCCCATGCAACTTTCATGGTAACTTCATCACTTTTCTATGGTAATAAAAGAAATTTGGTTTTTTATTGACATTGCTTAGGGAATTTCATTTGATATCCATAGGAATTATATAACTATGGCCAGTTTGGCAAATGAATAGGACGAAAGGACAAGCTTTTACGACACCTTGACCTGCTAAAAACGAATGTTACCATGGCCTTTGAGTCTGCGCTCTGGTTCTAGATGACAGCTGCAATCATCGAAGCCTTCTTGCCACGATATGATTGTCGGAATTTGGCAAGGTGACGGAGAAGGTGAACTTCAGGGGTATGGTGTGATCACGAATATTATCAATGGTGGCTTGGAATGCGGTCATGGTGGTCCGGACAACATGGTAGAGGATGGCATTGGGTtctataattatgcataatattattttataatattctaTGACATCAATTATGCATACCATTATATGATAATTGTTGAGAGGGCTGATTCTTCCAAGAAAAATTGAGAAATATTCGAAATGTCATTTGTTCAGCAGCTGATCGAGCTTCCATCAATGGAAGGTATTTTATTTCCTATACAACGTGCCTTAAGAGATTGCTTGAAGATGTCTAATCTCATAATCAGGAGCACATTAATTGGTGATATAACTTATAAGACTCGTGAGATAGGTGTCAGTGTGTGTCAGTGTGGGGCAtaacattaattaaaaaaatcaccTAACCTATGTTTACCTTTTAGTTTTGCTATAGTTCACACATCTTGGAGGTGTCTCTTTATAAGCTTCTCCTCGACTAGAGAGGCAATTATTATTGTACCTTGCCATGATAACCTTGCTAGCTCTGGTTTTAGGATATGGTCAGTTTACCAAACACCAACCTTTTCAAAAAAGAAATTTGGGCGTTGGaataaaattatgtatttttatgaGAGTTAAAATGCAATTTCACTAGTACtaacttatatttttataatttcctaaaagactaaattaaagttttacaatttttgaaGGATCAAAGTATAATTTGACAataaattaacttataattttataaattttaaaaggtcaaaagtgttatttttcattttaggggagCCTTGTCTTGCCTTTACTAGCCTCCCTGTCCCCATTGATGAGACAATGAAGCGATAAAGTATAGTTTGATTGACgtataaatttatcatttgatGAACATGATTAATTGGACGTTTACTACGGCTTGACCAAAATAGTACAGTTGCAGTTTTATGCTTTTAACCCCTcctaaactttaaaaattcaatttaatccatttaacccctttaataaatcaaatattcattTTTTAGCCCATTAATAACTCAATTTAAGCTACTTTAACACAATATTTTTAGCTTTCACCGTCTAGagttttttaattttatctcataTTCTCTCcccaaacaaaatttaaaaaaagagtggttaaaatatattatatatcgtCCCAAGAAGCTTAATTGTTTCCATCTACATCCCAAATTTATTAACCAATGATATTTCTTCTTGTTAACTATTTCTGATCGTGGCAGAAGAAAGGTGAAATTGGATAAAATTATCGGTCTTTGTATTAAAAATTAGATTGTACTTGTCATCTTTACTTAAAATATGAGTAAATTAATCTCTAAATGCTGaatcaaagagcaaattaatattttctatttaaatttTCATCACTGTTAAAAACGAATGTGGTTGATGGAATAATTGGACAATTACACGTGCTATGTCACGTATACCTCATATGAATATAAATGGACCAATTTTTAACCGTAGAaatgaatgattttttttttaaaaaagggaccaggttgctctttgatctaataatTTTTAACTATAAAACTGAATGTTTGTAGTGGGACATAGTTGTGGAATGTAGTTAGGGTTGTGGAGTTTTGGCCCCTATTTATCATTAtccttaaaattttgaaaatttaaattgaatcattcaaaatctttaaaaattcttATTAAGTCCCTCAAAATTGTTTTTAACCATCTTTAAATTCTATTGTTtttaatgaaatatatgtgtttaaattgatcTAATTGGATTGAAAGATTtggatttaatata encodes:
- the LOC108476219 gene encoding protein ALTERED PHOSPHATE STARVATION RESPONSE 1-like, which translates into the protein MGCSSSKLDDLPAVSLCRERCSFLDEAIQQRFALAEAHVAYIASLKLFGQSLNSFVEYDPEASLEAPPPPSPQSDKGKAVDQVEGGSSSPKKNVVSHRHSHSNSGSHLQFHSDSDEDDSGASLHHSGHSSPLHDGGGGGHIEYIQQNYPNYGGFESGSFPNEFMHMNFMKKQPMPSIVYEQRPMNPETVYMGESSSPSSYYPYFNDNPSSYLNPGYQNYGGFSNYSSYLAPGYDSSLQQPSTAAVGAVASSSKPPPPPPSPPRASAWDFLNPFEIYENYNRPYTPSRDSREVREEEGIPDLEDEDYQHEVLKEVHGGGGGSGGSGDGYSKSPVEAEDGKVASNEAEEARPSDGMENERVEYEVHVVDKKVVDNERAEECSNGSGTVPRNAFEVAKEIEVQFVRASESANEIAKLLEVGTLHYQHKHGSKMLLLVQPSLTDNTDPALLDFDEELARKPKSLSSTLQKLYLWEKKLYNEVKAEEKIRVAYDKKSRRLKRLDERGAEATKVDSTRNIIRSLSTKLRIAIQVVDKISVTINKIRDDELWPLLNELIEGLSRMWKCMLKCHRNQYEVIREAKALGSIGAGKKLSDDHLTATLQLEHELINWALRFSRWIGAQKGYVRALNNWLLKCLYYEPEVTDDGIAPFSPSRVGAPPIFVICNQWSQTMDRMSEREVVNSMRIFAMSLFQLWEHDKSEMHRRMMTNKDLERRGMNLDREDQKLQKEIQALDKQIVLVSGDGNSLSVSGHVVYQSETSSGNLQGSLQRIFEAMEKFSSESSKAYEELLQRVEERTGQERERVS